In Paracoccus aminophilus JCM 7686, a single window of DNA contains:
- a CDS encoding phosphoribosyl-ATP diphosphatase, which produces MTETALTRLAETVAARRGADPSESWTAQLLAKGPEKCAEKFGEEAVEAIIEAVKGDRARLTSEAADVLYHLIVMLTARDVSLEEVLAELERREGRSGIDEKAGRR; this is translated from the coding sequence ATGACCGAGACTGCGCTGACCCGTTTGGCCGAGACCGTTGCCGCCCGGCGCGGGGCCGATCCTTCGGAAAGCTGGACCGCCCAGCTTCTCGCCAAGGGTCCCGAGAAATGCGCCGAGAAATTCGGCGAAGAGGCCGTCGAGGCGATCATCGAGGCGGTGAAGGGCGACCGCGCCCGGCTGACCTCGGAGGCGGCGGATGTGCTTTATCACCTCATCGTCATGCTGACGGCGCGCGATGTCTCGCTTGAGGAAGTTCTGGCCGAGCTCGAACGGCGTGAAGGCCGCTCGGGCATCGACGAAAAGGCCGGGCGCCGCTAA